CACAGTCCGGCAATGCTTCATACCAGCTACACAGCTCAAAGTTGAGGCTGTCGAGACACGACTGGCGACCGATGCCCTCCAGGCTGCTCTTGGTGGAGAACAACTTTGAAAGCATCTTCTCGATGATCTTGGAAAGCCGGATCTGCTCCTTGAAACACGGGATGAGGGGATTTACGACATCGAACTCCCCGTCATAATCCGAGAACCCAGCAGAGAGCCAGGGCTTCATCTCTGGAAAGTCTCTGATCGGCAGTCAATACATGGTAAGGTGGAAACTCGTAGATATACATCTTGGACCTACGGGAGCCTGTTGGTGGTTTCGACTTCTGCGTCATCGTAGAAAAGATAGACTGATCGTCCAAGGATCAGGCTAATCAACTTATCAGAAGTGTAGCATCCCCAAAAGATGCGTCTGCGAATCTCCAAATCTTCCTCGGTAGCTAGCGATGCATCGTGGGATACCCAATGTTTCGGGTCCCTCTGAAACCCCATGTCTTGTGCCATGCGGAACGCGATTCCTAGACCCGCCCATATTCAACATCACGTATCAACGAACTGGGCATCATAAGCAAGGACTTACCCGAAAAGCCCCATCCTTTTGAGAGATTTCCTCTTCCAATCTCGTAGAATGCCAGGCAGAGGAAGCCCTGTACAGTAACGATTGAAGGTTTCGTGAAGCCGGAGACGATGAGTATGCTCTCGGCAGCGGAGAAGAACTGCTCGCTCGCATCTCTGTGGCGCTTGTCTGGTGACATGAGTGTACCCAGGGCACAGATAGACAGGAGTAAAGCCGATGACCAATACTTGCCGTGAACCCGGTCACCAAAGTGGTCCCTTAAGAAGGCTTCTCGGTAAATAAACATGAAGTGCGGGTACTGCCATTTGAAGAACTGCATCAATGCGTCATCTACCAGTTCGTCGTATAAGCTGATTCCGAAATGCTCCGCCACATGCTCAAAATTTGAGTCGGGACCAACAACATAGTTCTCAGAAAGCTCGCGTGAGGGTGAGGCGTTGCCCCGTGCTGGCACCCCGAGATGGGCGCGATAGATACTCGTCGCACCATGGTAGATGAGCGAACCTTCAAGGTCGACCTGAAGGTTCTCGCTGCTGCCTCGAGATGGCTCAGGATTTCTCTCTTCGCTCACGTTCACTACTGAAGCTGGTCCCGGGGCCGAGAGGTGATCCCCGAAGGAGACGGTCTTTAGCAGGCTGTCCCGCTCCGGGCTTGGCGCGGCTTGAAGTTTGCCGATGAACGACTCCAGCCATGCGACTCTGTTCTCTAAGCTGACGACATATTCGTGTGTCGCTGGCCGTCGTTTACGGTCGACCTCTCGATACTCGCAAGTCTGTTGAGCAGTTGCGCAATTCTGGCAGGGCTCCGTGCGTGAGCATTTTAGCTATGAGCGCAGAAGGCCGAGTCAGTGAAGTAACGACTACTCAGGTTGCGAGGGTTCAAGATGCCTTTCGGTATTGGCATCTCTTGCATCTACAGCTAGTGTCAGCAGTCATCTTCACATTGTCTCTCATATAGAGGCTCAGAAACTCACGAGATCTTCTTGGCGGGCTCTGTTGGCATGATGCCCTTATCACGGTCATTTCTTCTTCCGACAATGAGTCCTGGAACTTGGAAGTAAGGCACGGGCGGAGTACTCCGCAGCATAACCTAAACCCGAAGGCTAACGGCGGGAGTAGTGCTCTTGATAGCGCTTAGTCACTACCTTGGGTCGCCAATGGGAGCATGTGTTGCACTGAACCACTTCCCGAACTCCAAAGTAAGGTTCGTGGCATCCAGAACTAAACTAGGGGGCCCCAGCAAAATGGTAAGGGGGGCTAGTTTCGGGGAGCAGTTGTCAACCTTCGTCGCAATACCCCCCCTTTCGCACTCAGCTACCTCTCATTTGCGTCTTCACGATGTCTCGGTATCGGTCTCGCTTTCCATACGATGAAGTCAATTGAAACCGAAGAGGAAATAGAATATAAGAGACCATGGGCGGGACACATGTTCCTCACAAGAGGATGGCCTTCTGCTCCAACTCTCCTCTAAAAGTAATTCTGTTTTCTAGCGACCATCTTTTTACATTCTCTTTGTTCAGACCCAGCCTGAGCCCGTCATGAAGCGTGTTGAAATCACGGCGCCCGGTGTTGTGTCGTGGGTCGACCACCCGAAGCCCGAAGCTGGCCCTAAGGACGTTCTCCTCAAAATCAAAGCCTGCGGTATCTGCGGCTCAGACAGCCTGTACACCGACCACGGCGGCATCCCGCCCTACCAGGGCTGTACGCCCCTCGGCCACGAACCAGCAGGAGAAGTTGCAGAAATCGGAGCGGGCATTGAGTCACCAGACGTCGAAGTCGGCGACCATGTCGTGGTAGACACAATGGTTTTTCAAGACGGCCTCTTGGGCTCGGGCGGTGCGCAGGGTGCGCTGTGCGAATACGTCGTCATCTACAACTACGAGCCAAGGGAAGCACCTGAAGAAGATTCCGAGGAGCATACCCTGGCACATTGCGGCACTAAACGAGCCCATGGCGGTCGCCCTGCACGCGGTAAACAGGACGAGCCCGAAACCGGGCTGCAAGGTTGTGGTTTTTGGCGCGGGGCCCATCGGTCTGGGCGCGGTCTTGGGGTATCGCAGAAAGGGGGCGAGCCACATTGTAGTCGTGGACGTGGTCAACGCGAGGCTCGAAAAGGCTCTCAAAGTCGGCGCCGATGCTGTCGTCAACTCAGCTGAAGCTGAAGATCTGGCGGCAAAGTTGGTCGAGTTGCAAGGAGACGGAGCGACGGCACAGAACCGAGGCACTCGTCCTGGTACCGATATCTTTCTGGACGCGGCGGGCGCACCGCCGGTCCCTGCGCAGGTGTGCAAGATGGCGAAGCGAGGCGCCACATTTGGTGTGGTAGGAGTCCACAGAAAGCCAACGGAGTTAAACtgtcacgtaacagggatagtaatcgcacctcacaaagtgcccgtcacgtgctaaatcacgtgtctatcttagatattatgtatatagaccttctccttttatctatttctattttaatagttaagctatttttattatactccgtatacctattactacgtactataactcgtaatagttataagcttagctcttagttaagaccttatattataataacgtacttattaatacgattcttacgatctttttaaaataaccgacttacttatacctactttagcttaagctaaactaactagccgtaataattaaattaaatagtttaatatacttcgtattataaataagggcgttGGGGTTTAAAAGTACGTCGACCTAGACGCTCTAGATTCCGACGCATTCCTCGACCCCTCTATAGCACTCACTTCGCCCTCAAAATTcggataattagttataacccgtaataaaaaagaactacgagcctactaggcctattataaagcgtttaaaaacgactaaaaaaactaagaaatcctcCGCTAATagcttctaaatataactcttagtatAAACCTTTCGACTTCTTTAAATACGAGTAacctataaaactaagccggggtttttttttataaagctagctatactacttactttacgtagataaatctatccctataccgtatttataaaaaggatttatacgctcgagagtatttaaaaataataggagctcgacgctaaatacgagtaacttatagcttacgaacgtaatattattaatacgtatattaaagtccttgcttagtagttagtaaaattagttaacgctatattatacgaatacgtattctaaaaagctattaagaacggtactaagtttagtatatagcgaatcgttagatatttaaaataggaatttgcgccccccgaactagtaataaagaatatagttcgagaggaatactaacaagcccttaataaagcgaggattagaattaacccctaacgctaatataaagagtagtagTCTACTTATTTCCGAgctaaaacgtataatattctagaaattagtaaagaaatTACTATACTCGACTTCTTAGTTATggttaagtctagacttaaccctatatagggctaacgtatatataagacctttagcgaattaatagcctttagaacgtatacgaggaccctcgaggagattatatatatatttagcttagtaacctaggacgtatatactaaacgacttttaggTTAAGGAGGGGCttactctacttttactaaacgctctaacttagttaacgacgcaaataataagggtaacgttatatacttttataattacgtatacttatagcgccctacggcgtactaaaaattaaaataggtacttataggccgaaacgctagtaagttattaatacgaatactaaggagctatataaaagaagtcctcgccgttattaaattaaataaataaaaatcactCTAcggtaagcttaaaaaagctagttagctaaggaacgatagaacccctaagaaacctaggtttctaaaaagatcctctaactaacttatagcgagcttattaataaactaggacgagggctatatagtcgctatacttataaaaagttaagactTAGAAATAAACGCAATCTTTAGTACTcctataagtagcgcttacCCCCTTTCTTAGAGCacggtaataaatagctataaagtaatatatttagttaataataagagcctacttaaacccgagagttacgtattattaagtaataaaaactacgttaaattaggaactactatactacttattactatacgtagtactcgtattataaagggcgtccTAGATAGACCTAAAGGAAAAGGAACCTGCGATCTAAAGCTCTAGAACGTTACTTATATCGAGGGATTCTATATTAACATAGTCTTAAAaactttactaaatagaagCGCACTCTAGTACTACGGTttagattatactttataataaggaacgctttataagagcattattaaaaagtagcttatttaaaagaataatctagtctttttcgaatataagctcctctaatcctatcctttttttataaaccttaagcgtatcctatagagcctagctagtattatattactaattagctataaaaaattccgttacttatattaacgcacctataagaggtctaatagcgcgctcttttagtactttaaaataagttattttaaacttaatactcTTCgtcgattattatataagactcgaggtatgcgtattaaacctctattataagttaagtataaagtatatatattatctaaagctaaaatagtagtctTAAAAAGACTACCCTCGAAAAGAGCCTTACGGCTATAGTaccgtatatactaagatctctTTTACTTCGAACTATctcttaataaacgataatatatacttatagcttttaacgaatataataagtagcttagggggttctttttaaaaataaaaatagaagaggaagtgcttttcgtactatagagcctcgaagtagcgattcgttattaaaaagggactctaatctacttttttaaaaataataataagactgcTCTCCTAACTATAAACGTTAGACGCGTATATAAGACAtagtatagcgagctaagaattagaatagaacttctatttttatatataaaagaacccgtaagtaacgctaaaagagtaagttaactcgtaattactaaagctcgtaaaatacgcctttttataaacctccctACGAATCTATAAAACGAAATAGTACTAGCGgcaatctttatttataatattaccttataagaggctaataaaagagatttgcttattataatagaaattaattagtaaaagtagtattaacgctagtagtaaataggttactaagtacgggattctaaactagttatCCCGTATCTCGGTagcctctatatatatagttactaagtataccttttttataaagatcgtaagaggggtatacgtcggaaggagtttaaagtacttccccgcgggtatataagatacttagttagatatatactaaaaacgtataacttatatagggtCTAGGTACCCGTACTCGAGTAGGTATATAAGatacttagttagatatatactaaaaacgtataacttatatagggtCTAGGTACCCGTACTCGAGtaggtatttattacgaggaatattaagtttaacaaagaagtcttttataatcccgcACATAAGGAATAAGCTAtcgtaagtaagtaagtaaatctagtaatctaagaaatataagaactctttaatactaataataagttaattcgaGTACTTAGAGAAGTAGATCTAGATTTCGGAAAtgctaatacttaaaataactttatagtcgaggatagtattattattagatttttaattatttaggacgctaagtaactGATAAACGTACTCTAGGGTAcggtaaataaggctaaagaggctaatatagtcttattattattattaacccctaAAATAACCCCTTTGCGCGAGCTCGGGGGTAGGGGTAAGGAAGGGGATATAGTAACCGGGTTATAAACGgctttatataatctataaTCCTCTTTAtgagcgcttatatatactataaaggttcttaagcttttaattcttaacggctcttaataaaacgctaGAGTACGTAGTAAACGAAGTACCGATCGCAAAGAAATAATTCCTAATACTAAAGTCGACGTTAGTAaagaacccttataataaacctttattattatataaaaatagagcttataagaactaccttattaagtactaagtaaagctccgTTAGGTCCTAAACGTTTAAACCGGGCCCGTagacctttataatacttcgaTAGTAGTATCTttacgacgcttttatatttaaatataagagacggcgattactataaccgtctctaggactactttttctttacttttatacctaattagcagaaagctatagaggaaagtaatataggatatataatactctattaagtagtaaaaggagtagtttataggacctacttagagcgctccggaggagtttaaaaactacgacttattaaagttaatttctaaagcctactaaagaagtttagtaatattaaatatctcctaccgtaactataaaagttacttagggATACTATAGacgtagaaataaaaaagctaagggatattagtatataagaagaggTCGACTATGATCCTAAACAAAGGatcctacttttattaaagtaggtatatacttataaatacgacgttaataacgaggttagcgaagtaaaagtacgtatatatataagggtagatatataactacttaaccccttataaaatacgtacgcttcgacgcttactataaaggcctttaggcttataatagtaataactacctaattcgaccttaaaatagattagtataatattattaacgcattccttaacgcgcctcttaagagcgaaaagctagtaattattaaactcctagagggatataaggttattaataaagtaaataaactctaacgcgctctatatagcctctaagacttactaattctctagttctaaacttttacttctatactccgtagtataaatataatatatagctacgaggagatctatatttactaaaccgtaaataggaaggtaatattaatattttatatcgatgactttattattttatattattaaaacgaccgaaaggcggcttaggggatcgttaataatataaaagaatatattaaccttaaggaGAATGgaccgattaattacttccttaGAGTGCGGATTTTACGAAACCGTACTACTCGTAAggtttactttatttacgacgtatatattaagcgagttactaagcgcttcgaccttatagatttactatatctagctacccctcttccttaggaagagtttaaactaaacgaggggtaagtaataaaggaggaaataaagagctactaagagaaggtcgggagtgtgctttatatagctattataattaaactagacGTTGCCTTTACttactcgtaattattatagttcctaactaacctaagcgcaacttatattaaagtaattaactattatattcgatatctctatataacgagatatctTGCGctctattatagtagtatactaagtgcgcaattattatttttagctagagatactagcttcgtaaataacgaagtaatataacgattatcttagggatatataatattcctttttagtagcctaatttaatagaaattagtacgCTAGGTAACGGTTACGACGTTAACTACCGAAactaagtttttttattttaaggaaactataaaagagactatagctctaaagcgcctttttaaggatattGCCCTTAACCTAagagaagtatagttagttaactacgataattagtaaacgattcgaCTCGTCATAGGGGAAGGAGAAAGAATAGCTACTCGACTTTActatatcgatatataaaatatatagctaaaataagAGCACGCTAGAAATAGCTtcgaggttacttatatattaataaaagatatactaataaatagacttactaaaaaccttttataagctaagttcgaacatttctatatatttcttaaccTCTACGATACGCgagaagttattataaatagctaaaatagttaaaaataattaatttaggctacgcttaaaaaaacttaatacctaaaagtaaataataaacggaACTTAGAGTGCGGCCTAGaggcctaaaataaataaaataaccttactttatagagtatatatatatagaaataagacctaggcttatacttattatttaaactcttagtttacGAAGTATGCGATTACTAagagtatagtattattaaagaggagggTTAGTACGCGCGCTAAGAAATACGTCTTACGTaccttaaagtttataaaactaaaagtaGCGGGGGTAATAAGGGGCGCAAGAGCTAGAACGACCGTTaggttaataacttagggtATAGAAGCGGgcggtataataagaagttagttataaataattataataggcgCGAGAGAGGACCGGGGgcgcgtattaaaaaagtcctttatataaaaaccgatatagttcttatatatcctctagttattatatatctagcgGACGATActacggagcttagtaatatcttactaaaactatagttagaagtgcgctttttaataataaaaaaggataatatatttataaaaaagggagcgctacttataatagcctcggtaagggcctaggctattagttataaaacgactagtatattaatataccctttagctaaatagttattaaaatagtacgtatattagctattacttcttataaaataataactactatccttagtattagtataccggagggctattttaaaatagggtaagtaTTAGATCTCCCGTTCTTTaggatcctcttttttaagctttttaaggactaagtatacgttaaataggcttagaatagtaaagagaactatacttattacggggggtaccttagcttctcggcgttcttttttactttttattacttttttaaaaagagctagccttacgttttttagaccctaaaataatattaaatataaacttttaaaataataagtatataatatactttttttagagGGCTTATTATCTAAACTAATCTTATCCTTATTCTTAAACTCCGAGGGGGGGATAGGTAAAAGCccgttagagctcttattactattatttactttattattacccttattacggcTGCTAAGgagagcctcgaacttaataaagtccttagcgtcttaattaataactttaatatcctcttagctagggagggagagcttagtaaccgggccttagtaagtaaataagaggtcgtagggGGAAGTAATAACCTAGAGGggctcgttagtattattacctatctaaactcttaataaattatataatacgtatataagaggtattataaaaattatataaaacttattattacttccggatatattagatatttatatttaaaataaaattagtaaacgatttaatagcataggcgcgcgcgcgtagtaaataggggtatttatagtaattacgagaggttaaaaagagaaagaaaaataatagctaagcgacgctataagaatttaaatatacgcaAGGCGGCTAGGTAGcctcgcccttagtaatttatatactagaagtaataaaatacgcgctattctaggttaggattttatttattttaaataaaaagatatatttataataaacgtagctTAAAAGACGCGTATCCCTTACGCTtaattttcttttatttatattcgactaaattaggcctttataagggtatttagagattttattttaagtataatagctccctagcggtagtaattagggggtgtgttacgtaatagggatagtaatcgcactttataaagtgcccgttacgtgctaaattacgtatctatcttagatatcgtatatatagaccttctccttttatctatttctattttaatagttaagccacttttactatactccgtatgcccattgctacgtgccataactcgtgacatAAACTTTGCACAGTTGATTTCGACGGAATTGACGATTGTTTTCAGCGTGGGATATCCGATAGAGATTTTCGAGGTCACAGATGATATCGTCGACAACTGGGACAAGTACGCGGAGATCGTTAGTGATCAAATCCCGTTTGACCAGGCGATAGATGCGTTGGAGTTGGCCAAATCAGGCAAAGCGAACAAAGTTGTCGTGGTTTTTGACTGATTTCAGAGAGAGATTCATGAGAAACAGCCATTCAGTTTTTGAATCTGAACAGTCAACACAGGTGCTCGGATGGGTTCTCTGGTAGCTCGTCTACAATCCGGTCAACCTGAAGAGCCCATGTCGCCAACCTCCACCAACCCCAGACAGTCGAGCAGCCCGCAAGCTTCATGGTCGGGTTGAAATTTCTGAGCCAAGCAGTTGAGATAGGTGGGATCTCGACAGTACTGTAAAGTACATTTTACGACTTCAATTTTCTACAAACGAGAAGCGACATATTTGTTCATAGTTGCGATTTGAGAGAGTATTTAGCGTTCCGTCAAATGACATATAAAATCAATCTATCACTGATATCATCATCTTATAGATTTGAATCAGAATACAGGCCCAGAGATATTCACACAAAACTCAGTTGGTTGATGATATTGAGTGAATTTATACAAATGACACTTAACTAACAAGTTGCTACCCCCATGATCTGCCACCGATCTTTGCGACTCAAATTCTGTTGAGCTTGACAATTCAAAGGCAAAGGCATCCATGGTGATGAGGCGCAGCTTGAATAAGTTGACCATGAATGAGCTACGAGTAGGAGCCTTAAAGTGCGTGTATATCCTCTGGGTACTATCCCATCGAGTGCTGGATAATGTCAGACTGGTTTGCAAATACGTTTTAGTCATAAGGGGTAGTATAACTCGCGTATTAATCTAAGTTATCATGTATCAAAGCCGTGGTATTTCTAAGTGCTGTACCTAATTAAAGGTGCTAAATGGATCAGCACTGGAGAAAACTGAAGAGGTAAATCTTGACTTTATCTAGCACTCGATATGACAGTTCATCAGGTTCAGTTCTTGGCCCAATTACTAACTTCTAGTAATTATGGCGGAAGTTCCTGTGGCCTGCATACGGGGGCTCATCTACAGACTACGACAATGACAGCTTAGCTTTTTGCAGTGATAGTGATTCGTTTTGAGCGAACTGTAAACTTAATCCTATCAGACAACCATCATCTCATCGTTGTTGACCGAGTGTTGATAGTAGCTAAAGCAGTAAAACTACTTGCGTGACGCATATCTCTCAACTCCCGTCTGAGCAAACATCCTACTAAGGCAAAAGTTTTACCACTTCCAAGCGGCGAAAGAGAGAAATCTCTCAAGAGTCACTTTGACTAATAAGTCGACCtacccccttttagccaccccccccttttggccaccccatcaaaacatagtattaaaacatcgctactaactatacttaattaattaactatcttctactattataataatataattattattctccctaaGTAATTTAACCCCTACGAGtcgactaggactaactaaatagtcgCTAAAGTCTtcttaagctctttatatatcttaaatattcgcgaacttagtatttaaatctattaatatacttttttttttttacggccttaattagttaactttagcttttagaactcgaatataatactaaaatattactaaataataagcctatttactaaataccttttttacttttctaaatagtagttattaagtattatagtctagactaagctctataaataactttaattaatcgcagagctcgctagcctttttaagtattaactagttaataataaacgctactaatacttagttaatagcttttttaatattactaattacttacttagtatttatagtctttttagttagtataactaggttaggtaggactattaaattaataagtagtctagctatattagggggatataatctaattattttttatttacttcgtatatttaacaacgttaaactaactaaacgagctttttaataatagcttaaaaagtaccgctttttaataataatagaattatttactatatcctctttactaagctttttcttatatttaaacttaataagtttaaaaatagctatatctaacggctagaggatataggaagtatataataataagaataataagtaaacgttatttttatag
The Colletotrichum lupini chromosome 6, complete sequence DNA segment above includes these coding regions:
- a CDS encoding alcohol dehydrogenase; its protein translation is MGGTHVPHKRMAFCSNSPLKPEPVMKRVEITAPGVVSWVDHPKPEAGPKDVLLKIKACGICGSDSLYTDHGGIPPYQGCTPLGHEPAGEVAEIGAGIESPDVEVGDHVVVDTMVFQDGLLGSGGAQGALSIPWHIAALNEPMAVALHAVNRTSPKPGCKVVVFGAGPIGLGAVLGYRRKGASHIVVVDVVNARLEKALKVGADAVVNSAEAEDLAAKLVELQGDGATAQNRGTRPGTDIFLDAAGAPPVPAQVCKMAKRGATFGIVIAPHKVPVTC